In one Lolium rigidum isolate FL_2022 chromosome 3, APGP_CSIRO_Lrig_0.1, whole genome shotgun sequence genomic region, the following are encoded:
- the LOC124695848 gene encoding pentatricopeptide repeat-containing protein At3g53700, chloroplastic, with amino-acid sequence MSFAMQLASHPRASLQATAWPYNVSPPARRPRWPRHRFRASDQEGLLTALREQKDPESALRLLNSALARDDFAPSRDVYEEIIGKLGTAGAFDLMKVLVREMRQEGHEVSVGVVQSFVESYARLQMFDDAVDLVLNQLDMFGILANTVVFNHLLGVLAEGSKIKLLESVYAEMSNRGIKPDVATFNTVINALCRVHQVRTAVLMMEEMSSHGVAPDEVTFTTLMQGFVEEGSIEAALRLKSRMSEMGCLPTSVTVNLLINGYCKLGRVEEALGYIQQEIADGFEPDQVTFNTFVNGLCQNGHVNHALKVMDLMLQEGSLPDVFTYSTVVNCLCENGELEEAKGIINQMVDSGCLPDTTTFNTLIVALCTENRLEEALDLARDLTVKGVSPNVYTFNILINALCKVGDPHLAVRLFEEMKSSGCTPDEVTYNILIDNLCSSGKLAKALDLLNEMEVSGCPRSTVTYNTIIDGLCKKLRIEEAEEVFDQMDLTGIERDAITFNTLVDGLCRAERVDDAAELIEQMTSEGLQPNNITYNSILTHYCKQGNISKAADILQTMTENGFEADAVTYGTLITGLCKARRTQAALKLLRGMRMKGMRPTPKAYNPMIQSLFRGNNGRDALNLFREMTEVGEPPDALTYKIVFRGLCRGGGPIKEAFDFLVEMADKGFIPEFSSFHMLAEGLLNLGMDDYLVSAIELIVEKANFRESDVSAIRGYLRIRKFYDALATFGRILEINNPRWTYR; translated from the coding sequence ATGTCCTTCGCAATGCAACTAGCTTCCCACCCCCGCGCCTCACTTCAGGCGACCGCTTGGCCATACAATGTCAGCCCCCCGGCGCGGCGACCGCGGTGGCCGCGCCACCGTTTCCGGGCCTCCGACCAAGAAGGGCTTTTGACCGCCCTGCGCGAGCAGAAGGACCCCGAGTCGGCGCTCCGGTTGCTGAACTCGGCACTCGCGCGGGACGACTTCGCTCCGAGCCGCGACGTCTATGAGGAGATCATCGGAAAGCTCGGGACGGCAGGCGCTTTCGACCTGATGAAAGTGCTCGTCAGGGAGATGCGGCAGGAAGGACATGAGGTTAGCGTGGGCGTGGTACAGTCATTCGTAGagagctatgcacggctgcagatgTTTGATGATGCTGTCGACTTGGTTCTGAACCAGCTTGACATGTTCGGTATTCTGGCGAACACAGTGGTGTTCAATCACCTTCTCGGTGTTCTTGCGGAGGGGAGTAAGATTAAGCTCCTTGAATCGGTGTATGCAGAGATGAGCAATCGGGGTATCAAACCTGACGTTGCCACTTTCAACACAGTGATCAATGCATTGTGTCGAGTCCATCAGGTTAGGACTGCAGTCTTGATGATGGAGGAGATGTCTAGCCACGGTGTGGCACCTGACGAGGTGACGTTCACAACATTGATGCAAGGGTTTGTTGAGGAAGGGAGCATCGAGGCGGCACTGAGGTTGAAGTCACGGATGTCAGAAATGGGATGTTTACCGACAAGTGTAACAGTCAACTTGTTGATTAACGGGTACTGCAAGCTGGGAAGAGTGGAGGAGGCTCTCGGTTATATACAGCAAGAAATTGCAGATGGTTTTGAACCTGATCAGGTCACATTCAATACGTTCGTTAATGGTTTGTGCCAAAACGGGCATGTCAATCATGCCCTGAAAGTCATGGATTTGATGCTTCAGGAGGGCAGTCTTCCAGATGTTTTCACCTACAGTACCGTCGTAAACTGTTTGTGTGAAAATGGGGAACTTGAAGAGGCTAAGGGAATTATAAATCAGATGGTGGATAGCGGTTGTTTGCCTGACACTACCACCTTCAATACTCTCATTGTTGCCTTGTGCACAGAGAATCGACTTGAGGAAGCCTTGGACCTTGCACGCGACCTTACGGTGAAGGGGGTCTCTCCAAATGTTTATACTTTCAATATTTTGATAAATGCTCTTTGCAAGGTTGGAGATCCTCATCTTGCTGTTCGATTGTTTGAAGAGATGAAGAGCAGCGGATGCACCCCTGATGAAGTTACATACAATATATTGATTGACAACCTGTGCTCATCGGGTAAGCTTGCTAAAGCTTTGGATTTGTTGAACGAGATGGAAGTTAGTGGTTGTCCACGCAGCACAGTGACATATAACACTATAATTGATGGGTTATGCAAGAAACTGAGAATAGAGGAAGCAGAGGaggtttttgatcaaatggatctaACAGGTATTGAAAGGGATGCAATCACATTCAATACGCTTGTTGATGGCTTGTGCAGGGCCGAAAGGGTTGATGATGCAGCAGAACTTATTGAACAAATGACAAGTGAAGGGTTGCAGCCTAATAATATCACTTACAACTCTATTCTAACTCATTACTGCAAGCAAGGAAACATAAGTAAAGCTGCTGATATTTTACAAACTATGACTGAAAATGGATTTGAAGCTGATGCTGTTACATACGGAACACTCATTACTGGTCTATGCAAGGCTCGTCGGACTCAAGCTGCTTTGAAGCTTCTTAGAGGCATGCGAATGAAAGGGATGAGGCCAACTCCAAAAGCCTACAACCCTATGATTCAGTCTCTGTTTAGAGGAAATAATGGCAGGGATGCTCTGAATCTTTTCAGGGAGATGACAGAAGTTGGTGAGCCTCCTGATGCTTTGACGTATAAAATTGTTTTCCGTGGTCTCTGTCGTGGTGGAGGGCCAATTAAAGAAGCTTTTGATTTCTTGGTAGAGATGGCAGATAAGGGTTTCATACCAGAGTTTTCATCATTCCATATGCTAGCTGAAGGTCTACTGAACCTGGGTATGGATGATTACCTCGTAAGTGCTATTGAACTAATTGTAGAAAAGGCCAACTTCAGAGAGTCTGATGTTTCTGCAATAAGGGGATATCTCAGGATCCGTAAGTTTTATGACGCATTAGCAACTTTTGGCCGTATCCTGGAGATCAACAACCCTCGGTGGACTTATCGATGA